The nucleotide sequence GTTAATATCATCGCCGAATACATCGTTAACCAAGTCAAGGCCAAATATCAGTAAGAGCATTATTTATCCTTAACCAATACCAGGTTAAATATCAATAGCCATTGTGTTTGTTTGGTAAAGCTATTAAAGTATGTCTAATTTGAGTGAGTCGACAGACTCTAGATTATTAGGAGAGGGACTGAAGAGGAAACCGAAAAGCCCGCGAAATCTGTTTGGACTGTTAATGACTGTTTTAGCGACGGCTTGTATTATTCTGACACTGATTCCCCTATTTGCCCTACTGTTTTATGTAGCGATTCAAGGATTAAGCCGCATTAATTTCGATCTATTTACTAAGCTCCCCCCACCGCCAGGATTACAAGGAGGAGGGGTTGCTAATGCCATTATTGGGACTTTAATGGTAGTGGCCTTGGCGACAGCCATTGCGGTTCCCATTGGCGTTTTAGCCGCCATTTACCTATCAGAATTTAGTAAAGGCAACCAAGTAGCTCGTTGGATTCGTTTTGCCACTAACGTGCTAAGTGGTGTACCCTCAATTATTGCCGGGATTTTTGCTTATGGGTTGTTAGTACAAACCGGCGTGGTGGGTTTTTCAGCAATTGCGGGGGGAGTCGCCTTAGCGGTGTTAATGTTACCCACTATTATTCGAACGACAGATGAAGCCCTACAAATTGTTCCCCAAGATATTCGTTGGGCTGCCCTAGGGATAGGTGCTTATAACTATCAAACGGTTCTTAAGATTGTGCTGCCGGCGGCTATCCCCGCCATTTTAACCGGTGTTACCCTAGCTATTGCTCGCGCAGCCGGAGAGACTGCCCCTCTGATTTTTACGGCGTTGTATTCCAATTTTTGGCCCAGAGGTGTAGCAGAACCTATTGCTACTCTATCAGTGCTAGTCTATAACTTTGCCATTGTCCCTTTTAAAGCTCAACAAGAATTAGCTTGGGCAGGTTCTTTGATTTTAGTCTTTCTGGTATTAACCACCAGTGTCTTAGCCCGTTGGGCAACTCGTCAGAAAACATATTAGAGGGAACACCTCGGCTCTGCGAGGGGGAAAGGGCAAGGGGGAACACTTCGACAAGCTCAGTGCAAGGGGGGAAAGGGCAAGGGGGAAGGGGGAAAGTACCAATGACTAATGACTAATGACTAATGACTAATGACAAGGAAAAAAAGATCATGGAAGAAGTAATCAACACAATAACCCAAACCGAGACAGTTTTAAAGACTGAAAACATAGATATCTATTATGGAGATTATCGAGCAGTTAAAGAAGTTAATCTAGAAATTTATCGAAATAAAATAACCGCATTTATCGGCCCTTCTGGCTGTGGTAAAAGTACAATTTTGCGTTGTTTTAACCGTCTGAATGATTTGATTCAGGGGTTTAAAGTAAATGGGAAAATCACTTATCATGGACAAAATCTTTATGAGTCTGATGTTGATGCTGTAGAAGTCAGAAAACGCATCGGCATGGTTTTTCAAAAACCTAACCCTTTCCCTAAAAGCATCTATGATAATGTGGCCTATGGAGCAAGAATTAATAATTACCAAGGAGATTTAGATGAACTGGTAGAAAACTCCTTACGTCGTGCCGTGTTGTGGGATGAAGTCAAAGATAAGTTAAAAGAAAGTGGGTTTTCTCTATCGGGAGGACAACAACAACGTCTCTGTATTGCTCGCACCATAGCGGCTCAACCGGAAGTAGTTTTAATGGATGAACCTTGTTCGGCACTCGATCCAATTTCGACTTTAAAAGTTGAAGAATTGATGCACGAATTAAAGGAAAATTACACGATTATTATTGTTACTCATAATATGCAGCAAGCAACGCGGGTAGCTGATATGACAGCCTTTTTTAATGCAGAAGCAGTGGGCAAAGGCAGTAAAATTGGCTACCTGGTGGAATATGACAAAACCGAAAATATTTTTGGCAATCCTCGAGAACAAGCCACCAAAGATTATGTAAGCGGACGTTTTGGCTAAAGGCTAAATATTGTATTTTTAAAACTGAGTATGAAAACTTGAGAGGAAATTATGACAACGACAACAGATGTAATCACAGAAGCCGTTTTGCGGACAAAAAATTTAAATGTTTATTACGGCTCTCATTTAGCCGTTAAAAATGTTTCTCTAGATATTCCTGAAAAACAAGTGGTGGCTTTTATTGGTCCTTCGGGATGCGGGAAAAGTACCGTGCTAAGATGCTTTAATCGCATGAATGATTTAGTATCCTCGGCAAAAATTGAAGGAAAAGTCACCTTTAAAGGACGGGATATTTATGACAGTAAAATCGATCCGGTGAGATTGCGCTGTCGCATTGGCATGGTATTTCAAAAAGCAAATCCTTTCCCGAAATCAATTTATGATAATATTGCTTGGGGAGCGCGTCTCAATGGCATCACACAGGACATGGATCAAGTGGTAGAAGAATCCCTCAAAAAAGCGGCGTTATGGGAAGAGGTAAAAGATAAACTGAGACAAAGTGGGTTAGCACTCTCCGGCGGACAACAGCAGAGACTTTGTATTGCTAGAGCTATTGCTATTAAACCTGAAGTAATTTTAATGGATGAACCTTGTTCAGCTTTAGACCCTATTTCTACCATTAAAGTAGAAGAAACTCTTCACGAATTAAAACAGCAATACACCATTGTCATCGTCACCCACAATATGCAGCAAGCTTCACGGGTTTCTGATTTTACTGCTTTCTTTAATGCTGAAGCGGCAAAGGGGGGTAAAGTCGGTTACCTAGTAGAATATGATAAGACACCAATCATTTTTCAAAACCCTGCCCAAGAAGCAACTAAAGATTACGTGAGTGGACGATTTGGTTAAAGTGATCTAGGGGTTTCCCTTGAGAATAACTGTTTTTGCCTAGCAGTTACGGCAACGGGATTGACTAAAATCAATAGGTTTCATGGAGACGTTGCCAGCCAACTCTCTAAAAATTCCTGTGACTTTACATCTCTATCAAAGAAGATTTTCTAATGGGATCTTCCAGAAAATATTTAATCAAACTGCTCTTTTAAGCAAAATATTAGCCAAACTTAACCAAACCTTAACTCTGATAAAATTGAGCTAAAAATTGTTGAAAAAGTGGCAATATTATTTATGATTTAATACAGAAACTCATTTGCTCATTAACCATTACTAAGGGTTTATCAACTCAGATCGAAACAACAATGGTGTTTTCAACAACCACAATTAATCGTATTGTTATGGGTTCGATGACTACCGTTGTCATCGCAATGGGAACCGCAGGGCAAGCCATCGCCCAAAGTCTTAACGGTGCCGGGGCAACCTTTCCTGCTCCGTTATATCAACGTTATTTTGCTGACTACAAAAAAGCGACGGGAGTCACCGTTAACTACAACTCTATCGGTAGTGGTGCAGGAATTCGCCAGTTTATCGGGGAAACTGTAGATTTTGGTGCCAGTGACGTGCCTCCCTCCCAATCAGAAAAAGGCCAGATGAAACGGGGAGTATTAATGGTTCCCACAGCAGGAGGAGCCGTAGCCGTCATTTATAATCTTGCTGGAGTCAACAATCTAAAAATCTCTCGTCAAGTTCTCGGGAAAATTTTTAGCGGACAAATTAACAACTGGAAACAAGTAGACCCAAAACTTCCCAGTAAACCGATTAAAGTCGTGGTGCGGGCTGACGGAAGTGGAACCACAGAAATCTTTACCAGTCACCTGAGTGCTATCGATGCAAGCTTTAAAAGTAAAGTAGGAGCCAGTAAAGAGCCTAACTGGGGTTTTACCGTCCTCAAAGGACCTAAAAATGATGGGGTAGCCGCTCTCGTCAAACAAACAGACGGGGCAATTGGCTATGTTCAAGATACTTATGCCCGTAGTAACAAGCTTCAGACAGCTTTGATTCAAAACAAAGCCGGTAGATATGTAGAACCGACCCTAGCTGAAGCTAACAAAGCCATGCAAGGTGTCACTTTTAACAGCGATTTTACAGCTAATGTAGATGACCCCAAAGATGGTTATCCCATTATGGGCGTTACCTGGTTACTCCTCTACACTGACTACAAAGATGATAAAAAAGCCGCCGAGGTGAAAAAATTAGTCAAGTGGATTCTCGGCGCTGGCCAAAATATCAATGGACAGTTAGAATTCACGAGAATTCCGGCTTCAGTTGCTCAAAAAGCGAGTGCGGCAGTAGATAAAATTAAGTAAATAAGAGATTAGTCATGGGTTATTAGTCTTTAGTCATGAGTCATCAGTTCTGAGTAAACAGTTAGTCGATGACCATCGGCGTAAGTAAAAGCTACTGACCTAATGACTAATGACCCATGACCAACCACCCATAACTCATGACTAATTTTTCTGATCCCATTCAATCTGACCCTCAAACCCCTGATTTACAGGTAAATATTACCAGTCAACAAACTGTTGCTGAATGGCTAGATAAACTGTTTAGCGGCTTGGTGTGGTTATGTGCCTTTTCAGGGGTTGTGATTTTGCTGTGGATAGCGTGGATTGTTTTTAATGATGCTGAACCCGCGCTGAAAGATATGGGGCTAAAATTTCTCTGGTCTGTAGACTGGAATGTCGGAGAGCAAAAATTTGGTGGGCTTCCCTATATTTACGGCACCATAGTCAGTTCTTTTTTGGCTTTGTTGATCGCTGTTCCTTTAAGTTTGGCTGTGGCCATTACCACCAGTGAGAATTTTCTGCCTCTGTGGGTGCGCTCACCAGTGGGTTTTATGGTGGAGTTGATCGCCTCTATTCCCAGTGTGATTGTGGGATTATGGGGGATTTTTGTCTTAATTCCTCTGTCGAAACCTTTACAAGAGTGGTTACATAGCGCATTGGGTTGGATTCCCCTATTTAATACCCCTCCCTACGGACCGAGTATGTTAATTGCCGGGGTAGTTTTAGCGATCATGATTCTGCCCACAATTGCGGCCATTAGTCGAGATGTTCTGTTAGCCGTTCCTCCCGAATTACGCAGTGCTTCGATGGCTTTAGGGGCAACCCGTTGGGAAACAATCTGGCGCACGATTTTACCGACGGCTAGTTCTGGAATTATCGGCGGCGTGATTTTAGGCTTAGGACGGGCATTAGGGGAAACGATGGCGGTGACAATGGTGATTGGTAATTCTAATATCATTAGTGCTTCTTTGTTAGACCCGGGCTATACGATTCCGGCAGTTTTGGCTAATCAGTTTGCCGAAGCTTTTGAGCCTTTACATATTGGCGCTTTAATGTATTTGGCTTTGATTCTTTTTGTGATTACTTTATTTGTTAATAGTATTGCTGTTCTATTAGTTCAGTTTATTCAAAGAAATATTTAATCACTTTGATTCATGGGATTTTCTGAGCGGCTAGAATTTTAGATTTAATTTAGTTATTCCCTCTCCCCCTACTCCCCGTTCCCTACTATTTATGACCAACGAATTGCCATTAAATAAAGAATTACATCGCCCACTATCGCCGTTTAGGTCTAGCTTTGATCTGGGCATGACGGTGATAGCTTTTGCCCTTACTTTGGTGGCTTTAGCACCGCTATTTGCAATTCTCTTAGCCATTGCCTATCAAGGACTACCCCAATTTAGATGGGAAGTTTTTACTTCTTTACCGGCTCCTCCTGGGGTGGAAGATCAACCCAATGGTTTTGCTAATGCTATTGTCGGAACTTTAACGATGGTGGGAATTGGCGCTATTTTTAGTATCCCCCTAGGCATTATGACGGGCATCTTTTTATCAGAGTTTACTAAAGGATCAACTATTGCTAATGTTATCCGCTTTGTAATTGTTATTTTGAGCAGTGTTCCTTCAATTATTGTCGGCGTTTTTGCTTATGGAGTTTTGGTCTTAACCACTAAGCAATTTTCGGCTGTAGCTGGCGGCTTTGCCCTTGGGGTGATTATGTTGCCCATTGTTTCTCTGACCACAGAAGAAGCCTTAAAATTAGTTCCTATGCCTTATCGTCTCGGTTCAGCCGCTTTAGGTGGGAATAAATTTACGACAATTTTTCACATCGTGATTCCGGCGGCACTTCCGGCTATTACCACAGGGGTTTTACTGGCAGTGGCCCGGGCAGCCGGAGAAACGGCCCCCCTGATGTTTACCGCCCTATTTAGTCAATTTTGGCAGGAAAGTCTTTTCAGTCCCACCCCTTCGCTACCGGTTCTCATTTATAACTATGCCAGTTCGCCTTTTATCGATCAAAATGCTATTGCTTGGACGGCTTCTTTAGTGTTAGTTATTTTAGTTTTGGCTACCAGTATTATTTCTCGTGTTGTTATTCGTAAAAGAAAGGTTTAACTATGACTATTGATCTCAATCTTAATGAGCCAGAAATTGCCAATTCCAAACCGATTATACCGGCTATTGATATTGAAAATGTTAGCTTTTGGTATGGAACGAAAAAAGCCTTAGAGGGAGTCACCTTTAAAATTCCTCAGCATCATGTGACGGCGATGATAGGGTCTTCCGGCTGTGGTAAATCCACTTTACTGAAATCCCTTAACCGCATCGGGGAATTAGAAGGACAAATTAAGGTCACGGGGAAAGTAGAATTTTTTGGACAGAATATTTACGCTAAAGGCATTAATATCAATAGTTTACGGCGGCAAATAGGCATGGTTTTTCAACGGCCAAACCCTTTTCCTGCTAGTATTTATGACAATATTGCTTATGGTGTCAGAATTTTTGGCCATACCAGCCACTCTAAATTAGATGAAATTGTAGAATCTGCCTTGCAAGAGGCGGCTTTATGGGATGAAGTCAAAGATAATCTTCGTAAATCGGCTTTAGGGCTTTCTGGAGGACAACAGCAACGACTTTGTATTGCTCGCGCACTGGCGGTTAAACCCAAAGTGCTTTTAAT is from Gloeothece verrucosa PCC 7822 and encodes:
- the pstA gene encoding phosphate ABC transporter permease PstA, with amino-acid sequence MTNELPLNKELHRPLSPFRSSFDLGMTVIAFALTLVALAPLFAILLAIAYQGLPQFRWEVFTSLPAPPGVEDQPNGFANAIVGTLTMVGIGAIFSIPLGIMTGIFLSEFTKGSTIANVIRFVIVILSSVPSIIVGVFAYGVLVLTTKQFSAVAGGFALGVIMLPIVSLTTEEALKLVPMPYRLGSAALGGNKFTTIFHIVIPAALPAITTGVLLAVARAAGETAPLMFTALFSQFWQESLFSPTPSLPVLIYNYASSPFIDQNAIAWTASLVLVILVLATSIISRVVIRKRKV
- the pstB gene encoding phosphate ABC transporter ATP-binding protein PstB; amino-acid sequence: MTIDLNLNEPEIANSKPIIPAIDIENVSFWYGTKKALEGVTFKIPQHHVTAMIGSSGCGKSTLLKSLNRIGELEGQIKVTGKVEFFGQNIYAKGININSLRRQIGMVFQRPNPFPASIYDNIAYGVRIFGHTSHSKLDEIVESALQEAALWDEVKDNLRKSALGLSGGQQQRLCIARALAVKPKVLLMDEPCSALDPLSTLKVEELIHKFKKQLTIVIVTHNMQQASRVSDYTAFFNTDETRIGRLIEFDTTQKIFTDASQPATRDYVAGRFG
- the pstS gene encoding phosphate ABC transporter substrate-binding protein PstS, translating into MVFSTTTINRIVMGSMTTVVIAMGTAGQAIAQSLNGAGATFPAPLYQRYFADYKKATGVTVNYNSIGSGAGIRQFIGETVDFGASDVPPSQSEKGQMKRGVLMVPTAGGAVAVIYNLAGVNNLKISRQVLGKIFSGQINNWKQVDPKLPSKPIKVVVRADGSGTTEIFTSHLSAIDASFKSKVGASKEPNWGFTVLKGPKNDGVAALVKQTDGAIGYVQDTYARSNKLQTALIQNKAGRYVEPTLAEANKAMQGVTFNSDFTANVDDPKDGYPIMGVTWLLLYTDYKDDKKAAEVKKLVKWILGAGQNINGQLEFTRIPASVAQKASAAVDKIK
- the pstB gene encoding phosphate ABC transporter ATP-binding protein PstB, with translation MTTTTDVITEAVLRTKNLNVYYGSHLAVKNVSLDIPEKQVVAFIGPSGCGKSTVLRCFNRMNDLVSSAKIEGKVTFKGRDIYDSKIDPVRLRCRIGMVFQKANPFPKSIYDNIAWGARLNGITQDMDQVVEESLKKAALWEEVKDKLRQSGLALSGGQQQRLCIARAIAIKPEVILMDEPCSALDPISTIKVEETLHELKQQYTIVIVTHNMQQASRVSDFTAFFNAEAAKGGKVGYLVEYDKTPIIFQNPAQEATKDYVSGRFG
- the pstC gene encoding phosphate ABC transporter permease subunit PstC, with the protein product MTNFSDPIQSDPQTPDLQVNITSQQTVAEWLDKLFSGLVWLCAFSGVVILLWIAWIVFNDAEPALKDMGLKFLWSVDWNVGEQKFGGLPYIYGTIVSSFLALLIAVPLSLAVAITTSENFLPLWVRSPVGFMVELIASIPSVIVGLWGIFVLIPLSKPLQEWLHSALGWIPLFNTPPYGPSMLIAGVVLAIMILPTIAAISRDVLLAVPPELRSASMALGATRWETIWRTILPTASSGIIGGVILGLGRALGETMAVTMVIGNSNIISASLLDPGYTIPAVLANQFAEAFEPLHIGALMYLALILFVITLFVNSIAVLLVQFIQRNI
- the pstB gene encoding phosphate ABC transporter ATP-binding protein PstB, whose translation is MEEVINTITQTETVLKTENIDIYYGDYRAVKEVNLEIYRNKITAFIGPSGCGKSTILRCFNRLNDLIQGFKVNGKITYHGQNLYESDVDAVEVRKRIGMVFQKPNPFPKSIYDNVAYGARINNYQGDLDELVENSLRRAVLWDEVKDKLKESGFSLSGGQQQRLCIARTIAAQPEVVLMDEPCSALDPISTLKVEELMHELKENYTIIIVTHNMQQATRVADMTAFFNAEAVGKGSKIGYLVEYDKTENIFGNPREQATKDYVSGRFG
- the pstA gene encoding phosphate ABC transporter permease PstA, with product MSNLSESTDSRLLGEGLKRKPKSPRNLFGLLMTVLATACIILTLIPLFALLFYVAIQGLSRINFDLFTKLPPPPGLQGGGVANAIIGTLMVVALATAIAVPIGVLAAIYLSEFSKGNQVARWIRFATNVLSGVPSIIAGIFAYGLLVQTGVVGFSAIAGGVALAVLMLPTIIRTTDEALQIVPQDIRWAALGIGAYNYQTVLKIVLPAAIPAILTGVTLAIARAAGETAPLIFTALYSNFWPRGVAEPIATLSVLVYNFAIVPFKAQQELAWAGSLILVFLVLTTSVLARWATRQKTY